In the genome of Nitrospira japonica, one region contains:
- a CDS encoding proline--tRNA ligase, whose amino-acid sequence MRTSQLLLPTLREDPGEAETVSHRLMLRSGLIRRVAAGIYTYLPLGLRIIRKVEDIIRQEMNRAGAQELLMPVASPAELWRETGRWDFYGKELLRFKDRHERDFCLGPTHEEVITDLFRREVRSYRQLPLNFYQIQTKFRDEIRPRFGLMRGREFIMKDAYSFDADEAGARASYQKMYDAYHRIFTRCGLTFRAVEADTGLIGGSSSHEFMVLADTGEETVVYTETGTYAANVERAELLPPEEEHVEEFRPLMAVKTPNCRTVEEVTTFLKIEPNRLVKTLLYKAGDQTVAVLVRGDHDANEIKIRRILGVTEVELAGQAVVEKITGAPVGFAGPVGLTGVRVIADHAVKTARNVVVGGNQADTHYVDANWNRDFQVEQFADLRNARAGDPSPRKDGVLKATKGIEVGHVFMLGTKYSQSMNASFLDPNGKECLAVMGCYGIGVGRAAAAAVEQNHDDKGIIWPFPIAPFHVHLLPLGESSAVKETTARLYADLEAAGLEVLLDDRDERAGVKFNDADLIGAPYQVVVGEKGLAGGTVEMKTRRTGEKIKLAPADVPGTLLDLSRAFRTPTT is encoded by the coding sequence ATGCGGACATCTCAACTCCTCCTCCCCACCCTCCGGGAAGATCCGGGCGAAGCCGAAACCGTCAGCCACAGGCTGATGCTCCGCTCCGGGCTCATCCGCAGGGTCGCCGCGGGGATCTATACGTATCTGCCCCTCGGGCTGCGCATCATCCGCAAAGTCGAAGACATCATCCGCCAAGAAATGAATCGCGCGGGCGCCCAGGAGTTACTGATGCCCGTGGCCTCGCCCGCGGAGCTATGGCGTGAGACTGGCCGCTGGGACTTTTACGGCAAGGAATTGCTGCGGTTCAAGGACCGGCATGAACGGGATTTCTGTCTCGGCCCCACGCATGAAGAAGTCATTACCGATCTGTTCAGACGAGAAGTGCGTTCCTATCGCCAGTTGCCGCTGAACTTTTATCAGATCCAAACCAAGTTCCGGGACGAAATCCGTCCGCGTTTCGGCCTGATGCGAGGCCGGGAGTTCATCATGAAGGACGCATACAGCTTCGACGCGGACGAAGCCGGCGCGCGCGCGAGCTACCAAAAGATGTACGACGCCTATCATCGCATCTTCACGCGATGCGGGCTGACCTTCCGCGCCGTGGAGGCGGATACGGGATTGATCGGCGGCTCGTCTTCCCACGAATTCATGGTCCTGGCCGACACCGGCGAGGAAACCGTCGTCTACACCGAAACCGGGACGTACGCCGCCAACGTGGAACGGGCCGAACTGCTGCCGCCCGAGGAGGAGCACGTCGAGGAATTCCGTCCCTTGATGGCCGTCAAGACCCCGAATTGCCGGACCGTGGAAGAAGTGACCACGTTCCTGAAGATTGAGCCGAACCGTTTGGTCAAGACCTTACTGTACAAGGCCGGCGACCAGACGGTCGCCGTACTGGTCCGAGGAGACCACGACGCCAACGAAATCAAAATACGCCGAATCCTCGGTGTCACCGAAGTCGAACTGGCCGGCCAGGCCGTCGTCGAAAAGATCACCGGCGCCCCGGTCGGCTTTGCAGGACCGGTCGGGCTCACCGGCGTCCGGGTGATCGCCGATCACGCGGTCAAGACCGCGCGCAACGTGGTCGTGGGGGGGAACCAGGCCGACACGCATTACGTGGACGCCAATTGGAATCGGGATTTCCAGGTCGAACAGTTCGCGGATTTGAGAAACGCCAGAGCGGGTGATCCGTCGCCGCGCAAAGACGGCGTTCTCAAGGCCACCAAGGGCATCGAAGTCGGACACGTGTTCATGCTCGGCACCAAGTACAGCCAATCGATGAACGCCTCGTTCCTGGACCCGAACGGAAAGGAATGCCTCGCCGTCATGGGCTGTTATGGGATCGGCGTCGGCCGGGCGGCGGCGGCGGCGGTCGAACAGAATCACGACGACAAGGGAATCATCTGGCCGTTCCCCATTGCACCGTTCCACGTGCATCTTCTCCCTTTGGGAGAATCGTCCGCCGTGAAAGAGACTACGGCACGACTCTACGCGGACCTGGAGGCAGCCGGCCTCGAAGTCCTGTTGGACGACCGCGACGAGCGCGCCGGCGTGAAATTCAACGACGCCGATCTGATCGGCGCACCCTATCAAGTCGTCGTCGGCGAGAAGGGTTTGGCTGGCGGCACCGTGGAAATGAAAACCCGGCGCACCGGCGAAAAGATCAAGCTTGCGCCCGCCGACGTGCCGGGGACTCTCCTGGATCTCTCCCGCGCATTTCGAACTCCGACCACCTGA
- the rseP gene encoding RIP metalloprotease RseP — translation MALTWAPDSVWLLLQKAWWFLVVLGVLVAFHELGHFLAARWVGVKVLKFSLGFGPKIFGRQMGETEYLVSAIPLGGYVKLFGEDEAEAITPEDRRRSFVHQGLWGKVLIVAAGPGFNFILAYLIFAGWLATGSPLFVPTFKDLSADVEAMVPGSPAAEAGMQIGDRVTKVNGRDISTRTELFDAVAKSNGQAISLEILRDGRTKAISVVPSKPASSSQTEDIPYSLGIEETPALVTSVMHGSPAAHAGLQAGDRVVSIDNQPIYTWSQMTGLVKDHPNQPLHLEVVRESRRMPLTVTPSGEKTTVNGRQVEVGKIGISGPGRSVMRSSNPLLSLYDGLGATWGWTELTAVGLYKMIVGDISSKNIGGPLTIANISGEAASQGVSSVIFLIAILSINLGVLNLLPIPILDGGHLLFFLIEGILRKPLGERQREVAQQVGLVLLVGVMIFAFWNDLERIFFSH, via the coding sequence ATGGCGTTGACCTGGGCTCCCGACAGCGTCTGGCTTCTGCTCCAGAAGGCGTGGTGGTTTCTTGTCGTCCTGGGAGTCCTGGTGGCCTTTCACGAACTCGGCCATTTCTTGGCAGCCCGGTGGGTCGGGGTCAAAGTGCTCAAGTTCTCACTTGGATTCGGCCCGAAGATTTTCGGCCGGCAAATGGGCGAGACCGAGTATCTCGTCTCCGCAATCCCGCTCGGCGGCTATGTGAAACTCTTCGGCGAGGACGAGGCGGAAGCCATCACGCCGGAAGACCGGCGCCGGTCCTTCGTGCATCAGGGCTTGTGGGGCAAGGTGCTCATCGTGGCGGCGGGACCGGGGTTCAACTTTATCCTCGCCTATTTGATCTTCGCGGGCTGGCTGGCCACGGGGTCTCCCCTGTTTGTGCCGACGTTCAAAGACTTGAGCGCCGACGTCGAAGCCATGGTGCCGGGATCGCCGGCCGCCGAAGCTGGAATGCAGATCGGAGACCGTGTCACCAAGGTCAATGGTCGGGACATCTCCACGCGAACGGAGCTTTTTGACGCGGTCGCGAAGAGCAACGGCCAAGCCATCTCACTTGAAATTCTGCGCGACGGCCGGACCAAAGCCATCAGCGTCGTTCCTTCCAAGCCGGCTTCATCTTCACAAACCGAGGACATCCCCTACTCGCTGGGCATCGAAGAAACGCCCGCGCTGGTCACCTCCGTCATGCACGGCTCACCGGCCGCACACGCAGGTCTTCAGGCGGGCGACCGGGTGGTGAGCATCGACAATCAGCCGATCTATACCTGGTCTCAGATGACCGGGCTGGTGAAGGATCACCCGAACCAACCGCTCCACCTGGAAGTCGTGCGCGAGAGCCGGCGTATGCCGCTGACTGTGACGCCGTCCGGCGAGAAGACAACCGTGAACGGCCGCCAAGTGGAAGTCGGAAAGATCGGCATCTCGGGTCCGGGTCGTTCCGTCATGCGGTCGAGCAATCCCCTCCTCTCCCTTTACGACGGTCTCGGTGCCACGTGGGGCTGGACGGAGTTGACCGCGGTCGGACTGTATAAGATGATCGTCGGAGACATTTCGAGCAAGAACATCGGCGGCCCGCTGACCATCGCCAACATTTCAGGAGAAGCCGCCTCGCAAGGCGTCTCGAGCGTCATCTTCCTCATCGCGATCCTCAGTATCAATCTGGGGGTCCTTAATCTCCTTCCCATCCCGATTCTGGACGGAGGGCACTTGCTTTTCTTCCTGATAGAAGGCATTCTCCGCAAACCGCTCGGCGAGCGCCAGCGTGAAGTGGCTCAGCAGGTCGGGCTGGTCCTGCTGGTCGGTGTGATGATTTTTGCCTTCTGGAACGACCTCGAACGAATCTTCTTCTCCCACTAA
- a CDS encoding 1-deoxy-D-xylulose-5-phosphate reductoisomerase produces the protein MKTIVILGSTGSIGTNTLDIVSRFPDQFRVAGLTAGNNDDMLDDQIRRYKPRVVALANDAAAARLRRRCSDVSVEILSGQDGLAHVAALPEAELVVSAIVGGAGLVPTLAAIRSGKHIALANKEPMVMAGQLMQEEARRHKVKIFPVDSEHSAIFQSLEGHRIEDVRRLILTASGGALWTLTKAQLQEVTPEQALQHPNWKMGAKITIDSATLMNKGLEVVEARWLFDIPESRIDVLVHRESIIHSLVEYEDRSMIAQLGLPDMRTPISYAMHYPERLALDLPSLDLTEVGKLSFCKPDHDRFPCLRLGYESLRIGGTMPAAMNAANEIAVEAFLNGGIKFPAIADIIRQTMDAHQRREIDRIETALEADRWAREKAESLAGSLAR, from the coding sequence ATGAAGACTATCGTGATCCTGGGATCCACCGGCTCGATCGGAACGAATACCCTGGATATCGTGAGCCGATTTCCCGATCAGTTCCGGGTCGCCGGGTTGACCGCCGGAAACAACGATGACATGTTGGACGATCAGATCCGCCGATACAAACCGCGCGTCGTCGCCCTGGCCAATGACGCGGCCGCAGCCAGGCTCCGCCGCCGCTGCTCCGACGTCTCCGTTGAAATTCTCTCCGGGCAGGATGGGTTGGCCCACGTCGCGGCGCTTCCCGAAGCGGAATTGGTCGTCTCGGCCATCGTCGGGGGAGCCGGACTCGTTCCCACCTTGGCCGCCATTCGCAGCGGAAAGCACATCGCCCTCGCCAACAAGGAACCGATGGTGATGGCGGGACAGCTGATGCAGGAGGAAGCGCGCAGACACAAGGTCAAGATTTTTCCGGTGGACAGCGAACACAGCGCCATCTTCCAGTCGTTGGAAGGCCATCGGATCGAGGACGTGCGACGCCTGATCCTGACGGCTTCCGGAGGCGCGCTCTGGACGCTCACCAAAGCGCAACTGCAGGAAGTCACCCCGGAGCAAGCGCTTCAGCATCCCAACTGGAAGATGGGCGCCAAGATCACCATCGATTCCGCCACGCTGATGAACAAAGGCCTGGAAGTGGTCGAAGCGCGATGGCTGTTCGACATCCCCGAATCCCGCATCGACGTGCTGGTTCACCGGGAAAGCATCATCCACTCTCTGGTAGAATATGAAGACCGGTCGATGATCGCCCAACTTGGATTGCCGGACATGCGGACCCCTATCTCGTATGCGATGCACTATCCCGAACGTCTGGCACTCGACCTTCCGTCGCTCGACCTCACGGAAGTCGGCAAGTTGTCCTTCTGCAAGCCGGACCACGATCGGTTTCCTTGTCTCCGGCTCGGCTACGAGTCGCTGCGTATCGGCGGCACGATGCCGGCGGCCATGAACGCCGCCAACGAGATCGCAGTGGAGGCATTCTTGAACGGCGGCATCAAGTTCCCGGCGATCGCCGACATCATTCGACAGACCATGGATGCTCACCAACGCCGCGAGATCGATAGAATCGAGACCGCGTTGGAGGCCGACCGATGGGCCAGGGAAAAGGCCGAATCGCTTGCCGGATCACTGGCTCGATAA
- a CDS encoding phosphatidate cytidylyltransferase, with protein MVECRITSPDQPIPTVARRFDARRVYTVLVLAPLLYGAIRYFPPFAFTGLVLAVGSIALMEFYRLGLMPPGERPYVGVGLLGFAALLLTPHHGEFLIPTLLAAVLGVLSLPLIMRLPLDQVLRNSAATLLGILYLGVTLSFAVRLRLLEHGEWLVFFLLLVTWAGDTGAYYAGTIWGRHRLAPRISPKKSVEGLMGGVLAAMIAAYLARWWFLPTLSMIDCAVLAALLTLAGLWGDLAESAMKRSVGAKDSGGVLPGHGGMLDRLDSLLFTAPTFFYYVTLMTRSETLA; from the coding sequence ATGGTGGAGTGCCGCATTACGAGCCCTGATCAGCCCATACCGACGGTGGCGCGCCGGTTCGACGCCCGCCGTGTCTATACGGTGCTGGTCCTCGCGCCGCTCCTCTATGGGGCGATCCGCTACTTCCCTCCCTTCGCGTTCACGGGACTCGTTCTGGCGGTGGGTTCGATCGCCTTGATGGAATTCTACCGGCTCGGCCTCATGCCTCCGGGCGAGCGGCCTTACGTGGGAGTCGGGCTCCTCGGATTCGCCGCTCTTCTGCTGACGCCCCATCACGGTGAATTCCTGATCCCGACGCTGCTCGCGGCGGTGCTTGGAGTCCTTTCGCTCCCTCTCATCATGCGGCTTCCCCTGGATCAGGTCTTGAGGAACAGTGCCGCGACGCTCCTGGGCATCCTGTATCTCGGCGTAACGCTCAGCTTCGCGGTCCGATTACGATTGCTCGAGCATGGCGAATGGCTCGTGTTTTTTCTGCTGCTCGTGACCTGGGCCGGCGACACGGGAGCGTACTACGCAGGAACCATTTGGGGCCGGCATCGGCTGGCGCCTCGAATCAGTCCCAAGAAATCCGTGGAAGGGTTGATGGGCGGCGTGCTTGCGGCCATGATCGCCGCCTATCTGGCGCGCTGGTGGTTCTTGCCTACACTGTCCATGATCGACTGCGCCGTGCTCGCCGCGCTGTTGACCCTGGCGGGACTCTGGGGCGATCTGGCCGAATCGGCGATGAAGCGCAGCGTCGGCGCCAAGGATTCGGGCGGCGTGCTTCCCGGTCACGGCGGAATGCTCGATCGACTCGACAGTCTCTTGTTCACGGCCCCGACGTTCTTCTACTATGTAACATTGATGACCCGCTCTGAGACTTTGGCGTGA
- a CDS encoding isoprenyl transferase translates to MNTGLSAGSDQLSDADLAAKLDPDLLPKHLAIIMDGNGRWAEARNLPRIAGHREGIKSVREMITSCLELGIPALTIFAFSQENWNRPTQEINALMGLLEYYLSTERNKLIEQGVRFRTIGRAELLPASALQWVRAAEHETAHLNKLHLTVALSYGGRAEMVDAVRQIAREARDGKIQPDEIDEPLVHQFLYTHDLPDPDLLIRTSGETRISNFLLWQLAYTELYFTPTLWPDFRRRELLLALLEFQRRERRFGRVFSSLTS, encoded by the coding sequence ATGAACACCGGACTATCCGCTGGTAGCGATCAACTTTCTGACGCGGACCTGGCTGCCAAACTCGATCCAGACCTCCTGCCGAAGCATCTGGCGATCATCATGGACGGAAACGGTCGCTGGGCCGAAGCACGGAATCTGCCCCGTATCGCCGGTCACCGCGAAGGGATCAAGTCCGTCCGGGAAATGATCACTAGCTGTCTGGAATTGGGAATCCCGGCGTTGACGATTTTTGCCTTTTCCCAGGAAAACTGGAACCGGCCCACCCAGGAAATCAACGCGTTGATGGGACTGCTGGAATACTATCTCTCCACCGAACGCAACAAACTGATCGAACAAGGCGTGCGGTTCCGGACAATCGGTCGCGCGGAACTGCTTCCGGCTTCCGCCCTTCAGTGGGTGCGGGCCGCCGAGCACGAAACCGCACATCTCAACAAACTGCACCTGACGGTGGCGCTGAGTTACGGCGGCAGGGCCGAAATGGTGGACGCCGTGCGCCAGATCGCCCGGGAAGCTCGGGACGGCAAGATTCAGCCGGACGAGATCGACGAGCCGCTCGTGCATCAATTCCTCTACACCCATGATTTGCCGGACCCGGACCTATTGATCCGCACCAGCGGGGAAACACGCATCAGCAATTTTTTGTTGTGGCAGTTGGCCTATACCGAACTCTACTTCACGCCCACGCTCTGGCCCGACTTCAGACGGCGTGAATTGCTGCTGGCCTTGCTCGAATTTCAACGCCGGGAGCGCCGTTTCGGCCGCGTCTTCAGCAGCCTCACTTCCTAG
- the tldD gene encoding metalloprotease TldD, with protein sequence MAQLIPLDSFGLTEREVYAALARVKVRAVDYADLYFESSVTESVSMEESLVKRATKSISQGVGVRATAGEKTGFAYSDELRKQDLELAADTARYIAMSPAGTDAPPVPVHARPRHDLYPVPQTALEVATGDRVVLLNQIDAEARKYDPRIKNVMASFNTEFKIVMVATSEGTIIGDVQPLSRLQVTCIAEENGNRQVGSFGGGGRIGFEFYREGDRHLAYAREAARTAILNLSAVDAPAGVMPVVLGGGWPGILLHEAIGHGLEADFNRKKTSAFSSLLGKRVASDVCTIVDDGTLPGRRGSLNMDDEGTPTGRTVLIERGILRGYITDKLNARLMGIPVTGNGRRESYQSVVLPRMTNTFMLAGQSEPEDIIKSVKKGLYAVSFGGGQVDITNGKFVFSASEAYLIENGKVTKPVKGATLIGSGPDILTKVSMAGHDLKLDEGIGTCGKEGQSVPVGVGLPTIKIDEITVGGTQSE encoded by the coding sequence ATGGCACAGCTGATTCCTCTGGACTCATTCGGTCTCACCGAACGCGAGGTGTATGCGGCACTCGCCCGCGTCAAAGTGCGGGCAGTGGACTACGCCGATCTCTATTTCGAATCCTCCGTGACCGAGTCCGTTTCGATGGAAGAGTCCTTGGTCAAACGGGCCACCAAGAGTATTTCTCAAGGGGTCGGAGTGCGGGCCACCGCCGGGGAGAAGACGGGATTCGCCTATTCCGACGAGTTGCGCAAGCAGGATCTCGAGTTGGCGGCCGATACTGCCCGCTACATTGCCATGAGTCCCGCGGGGACCGACGCTCCGCCCGTTCCGGTGCATGCCAGGCCGCGCCACGATCTGTATCCGGTGCCGCAGACGGCGCTGGAAGTCGCGACGGGGGACCGGGTTGTGCTCCTGAATCAAATAGACGCGGAAGCCCGCAAGTACGACCCTCGTATCAAGAACGTCATGGCTTCCTTCAATACCGAATTCAAGATCGTCATGGTGGCGACATCGGAAGGGACGATCATCGGAGACGTGCAGCCGTTGTCGCGTCTGCAAGTCACCTGTATTGCGGAAGAGAACGGCAACCGCCAGGTGGGATCCTTCGGGGGCGGAGGGCGCATCGGGTTCGAATTTTATCGGGAAGGCGACCGTCATCTTGCCTATGCCAGGGAAGCGGCCCGAACGGCGATTCTGAACCTCTCGGCGGTGGACGCGCCGGCGGGCGTGATGCCGGTGGTGCTAGGCGGAGGCTGGCCGGGTATTCTCCTGCACGAAGCCATCGGGCACGGCTTGGAAGCCGACTTCAATCGGAAGAAGACCTCGGCGTTTTCGAGCCTCCTGGGGAAGCGCGTCGCATCGGACGTGTGTACGATCGTGGACGACGGTACGCTGCCGGGTCGTCGAGGCTCGCTCAACATGGACGACGAAGGCACGCCGACCGGGCGGACCGTGTTGATCGAACGCGGCATCCTTCGCGGCTACATCACGGACAAACTCAACGCACGGTTGATGGGGATTCCTGTGACCGGCAATGGCCGCCGGGAGAGCTATCAAAGCGTTGTCCTGCCGCGCATGACCAACACCTTCATGCTGGCTGGGCAATCTGAGCCCGAAGACATCATCAAATCGGTCAAGAAGGGACTCTATGCCGTGTCGTTCGGAGGCGGGCAGGTGGACATCACGAACGGGAAGTTCGTATTTTCCGCCAGCGAGGCCTATCTGATCGAGAACGGCAAAGTCACCAAGCCCGTCAAAGGCGCCACCTTGATCGGCAGCGGACCGGATATCCTGACGAAGGTGTCCATGGCCGGTCACGACTTGAAGTTGGACGAAGGCATCGGGACGTGTGGAAAAGAAGGGCAGTCCGTTCCCGTCGGCGTCGGTCTGCCCACGATTAAAATCGACGAGATCACCGTCGGTGGAACCCAGTCGGAATAG
- a CDS encoding TldD/PmbA family protein: MSGAITPTDGYRQLASDILAMAKRGGATEADVVIVDGENLSVQVRLAAVDRLSKAREKRLGLRVFMGKRSASTSTSDFSSNSLHQLVEQTCTLARAVVEDQVSGLPAAEEMAKEQPDLDLHDTTRLDTDQQIELARRAESAAMAADARITNSEGADFDSSSGRIVLANSHGFVGEYRSSSFSLSVSPIAVDPATGAMQRDAWYGVQRKFTKLESPEAIGAEAAKRAVRRLGAKKVGTKRVPVVFDQEMAASLMGNLCGAVSGYSLYKGASFLIGQLGKPLAPDYVTIYDDGRMVGGLGSRPFDGEGLATRKNAVVERGTLTSYLLDAYSGKKLGLPSTGNASRSVGESPSVGPTNFYLAPGSRSADDIIGTIKDGLYVTELIGFGINMVTGDYSRGASGFWIENGELAYPVEEITIAGNLKQMFRDIEMIGSDLIFRGRIASPTIKISEMTVAGS; encoded by the coding sequence ATGAGCGGCGCCATTACTCCCACGGACGGTTATCGGCAACTCGCATCGGACATCTTGGCCATGGCGAAGCGCGGCGGAGCCACGGAGGCCGACGTCGTTATCGTCGACGGTGAAAATCTGTCGGTGCAGGTTCGGCTTGCCGCAGTAGACCGCCTGAGCAAGGCCAGGGAGAAACGCCTGGGCCTTCGCGTGTTCATGGGCAAACGCTCGGCCAGCACGTCGACCTCGGACTTTTCGAGCAACTCCCTCCATCAGTTGGTCGAACAAACGTGCACGCTGGCTCGGGCGGTCGTGGAAGACCAGGTTTCGGGTTTGCCTGCCGCCGAGGAAATGGCCAAGGAGCAGCCGGATCTCGATCTCCATGATACGACCAGGCTCGATACCGACCAGCAGATCGAGTTGGCGCGGCGGGCCGAATCCGCGGCGATGGCGGCCGATGCGCGGATTACTAATTCCGAAGGCGCCGATTTCGATTCTTCGTCCGGACGGATCGTCCTGGCGAACAGCCACGGGTTCGTCGGCGAATATCGTAGCTCCAGCTTCTCGCTGTCCGTCTCTCCCATCGCGGTCGATCCCGCGACCGGCGCGATGCAGCGTGACGCCTGGTACGGCGTCCAGCGGAAATTCACCAAGCTGGAATCGCCGGAAGCGATTGGAGCCGAAGCGGCGAAGCGCGCCGTTCGGCGGCTGGGGGCGAAAAAGGTGGGCACCAAGCGGGTGCCGGTCGTGTTTGATCAGGAAATGGCCGCCAGCCTCATGGGTAATCTCTGCGGCGCGGTGTCCGGCTACAGTCTCTACAAGGGCGCGTCGTTTCTGATCGGGCAACTCGGCAAGCCGTTGGCTCCGGACTATGTCACGATCTACGACGATGGACGCATGGTCGGAGGACTCGGTTCCAGACCGTTCGACGGCGAGGGATTGGCGACGAGGAAAAACGCGGTCGTCGAAAGAGGCACGCTCACCAGTTACCTGCTCGATGCCTATTCGGGGAAAAAGCTGGGATTACCGTCGACCGGCAATGCGTCGCGCAGCGTGGGGGAAAGTCCGTCGGTCGGTCCCACGAACTTTTATCTGGCCCCGGGGAGCCGGAGTGCCGACGACATCATCGGCACGATCAAGGATGGGCTCTACGTCACGGAGTTGATCGGATTCGGCATCAACATGGTTACGGGCGATTATTCCCGCGGGGCGAGCGGCTTCTGGATCGAGAACGGCGAACTCGCGTATCCGGTGGAGGAGATCACCATCGCGGGAAACCTCAAACAGATGTTTCGGGACATTGAGATGATCGGAAGCGATCTGATCTTCCGCGGCCGCATTGCCAGTCCGACCATCAAGATCTCCGAGATGACCGTGGCGGGGAGTTAA
- a CDS encoding glutathione S-transferase N-terminal domain-containing protein — protein MLTLVQFPWSPFCITVRHILEHNGIPFRMRNIAYHERDLIITATKGRGHTVPCVMDAKEAVCDVTDFGQEVARYIDGRYKLNLFPEQFEGLQLILSRYIENDLEMVGFKVNDSHLIPTRPHGRTRHAHPSQRAEIRKGLCPGMDQPSRVSQRQILRAADPARPYPETIIISAQRSSAFRRLRPLRRAEQLFVQRKNEIPQSKEPPALVSGHE, from the coding sequence ATGCTCACGCTCGTCCAATTTCCTTGGTCACCCTTTTGTATCACCGTGCGGCATATCCTCGAACACAACGGCATCCCATTTCGGATGCGCAACATTGCCTACCACGAGCGGGATCTCATCATCACCGCGACAAAGGGACGCGGCCACACCGTCCCCTGCGTCATGGACGCAAAAGAAGCGGTATGCGATGTCACGGATTTTGGGCAGGAGGTCGCGCGATATATTGATGGTCGCTACAAACTGAATCTATTCCCTGAACAGTTCGAAGGCCTTCAGCTCATCCTATCCCGCTATATTGAGAATGACCTGGAGATGGTAGGGTTCAAAGTAAACGACAGCCATCTTATCCCAACACGCCCCCATGGTCGAACGCGTCATGCTCATCCGTCACAAAGAGCGGAAATTCGGAAGGGGCTGTGTCCAGGAATGGATCAGCCATCGAGGGTCTCTCAGCGTCAAATTCTCAGAGCTGCTGATCCCGCTCGACCATATCCTGAGACGATCATCATTTCTGCTCAGCGATCGTCCGCTTTTCGTCGACTACGACCTTTACGGCGTGCTGAGCAACTATTTGTTCAGCGGAAAAACGAAATTCCCCAATCTAAAGAACCTCCGGCGCTGGTTTCGGGCCATGAGTAA
- a CDS encoding uracil-DNA glycosylase: protein MTLPELAKSLHNCQLCKLAKLGRSQVVFGVGNPHASIMFVGEAPGFNEDQKGEPFVGAAGKLLNDLLQSANLSRDQIYIANVIKCRPPNNRDPEPDEVETCKPFLMQQIQMIRPKLVCTLGNWATQTLLERKVGITKVKAQPFYMKDFVLFPLLHPAAALHQGNLLETLRDDFKKLKEFLDRHTQPVASESAEPTAPALTIEPPNPAQMDLFGS from the coding sequence ATGACACTGCCAGAACTCGCCAAGTCCCTGCACAACTGCCAGCTCTGCAAGCTCGCAAAGCTCGGCCGCTCACAAGTTGTCTTTGGCGTTGGAAATCCGCACGCCAGCATCATGTTCGTCGGTGAAGCGCCGGGGTTCAACGAGGATCAAAAGGGGGAGCCGTTTGTCGGCGCGGCGGGAAAACTCCTGAACGATCTCCTGCAATCCGCCAATCTGTCACGCGACCAAATCTACATCGCCAACGTGATCAAGTGCCGTCCCCCGAATAACCGTGATCCGGAACCGGATGAGGTTGAGACCTGCAAACCGTTTCTGATGCAGCAGATTCAGATGATCCGCCCGAAGCTGGTCTGTACGCTTGGAAACTGGGCGACCCAGACTCTTCTTGAAAGAAAGGTCGGGATCACGAAAGTGAAGGCTCAGCCTTTCTACATGAAGGACTTCGTCCTCTTTCCGCTGTTGCATCCCGCCGCCGCGCTGCACCAAGGGAATCTGCTCGAAACCTTGAGAGACGACTTCAAGAAGCTCAAGGAATTCCTTGACCGGCACACGCAACCGGTCGCATCAGAATCAGCCGAGCCGACCGCACCAGCCCTCACCATCGAACCACCCAACCCGGCGCAGATGGATCTGTTCGGGTCCTGA